Sequence from the Chromatiales bacterium genome:
GCAGCGTCGCGGTCGCGCGTGCGCGCCCGAGGGCCTTTGTGACCGCCGGATACGCTGGCAGCAGGATGCGGCAGTCGTGGCCGGTTTCGACCAGCGCCGCCGGCAGGGCGCCGGCGACATCGGCGAGACCGCCGGTCTTGACCAGCGGCTGCACCTCGGAGGCGACGAACAGGATGCGCACGTCGGCCGGGTCGGTCAGTCCTGCACCAGGATCAGCCCGCCGAGCGGTGGCAGGTTCAGCCGGATGCTGAACGGCCGGTGCATCTCGGCGTGTTCACCGGCGATGAATTCCACGCCGGCCGGGTATTCGCTGCCGCCGTAACAGGCGGCGTCGCTGTTCAGCGCGACACGGTAGCGCCCGGCACGCGGCACGCCGAGCGCGTAGTCGTTTCTCGGCACCGGCGTGAAATTCAGCACGACGATGCACAGCGAATCGCCGGCACGACGCAGGAAGCTCAGCACCGACTGGCGCGCGTCGTCGCACTCCAGCCACTCGAAGCCCTGGGCCTCGAAGTCGTGCGCGTGCAGTGCGGTCAGGTCGCGGTACAGGTGGTTGAGATCGCGCACCAGTGACTGCACGCCGCGATGCGGCCCGCGTTCGAGCAGGTGCCACTCCAGCGCGGTTTCGGAATTCCATTCCAGCCCGTGCGCGAAATCGCTGCCCATGAACAGCAGCTTCTTGCCCGGATACGCCCACTGATAGGTGTAGAGCAGGCGCAGGTTCGCGAACCGTTGCCAGGTGTCGCCCGGCATCTTGTCCAGCATGGAACGTTTGCCGTGCACGACTTCATCGTGCGAGAGCGGCAGCACGAAGTTTTCCGTCCAGCTGTAGAGCATGCCGAAGGTCAGCCGGTGGTGATGCCAGGGACGGTGCACGGGATCGCGCTCGAGGTAATCGAGCGTGTCGTGCATCCAGCCCATGTTCCATTTCATGGAGAAGCCGAGCCCACCGTGATCGACCGGACGCGAGACCTGCGCCCAGGCCGTGGATTCTTCGGCGACGATCACCGCGCCCGGATGCTGGGCGTGGGCAACGCTGTTGAGCTGCCGGATGAACTCGATCGCGTCGAGGTTCTCGCGTCCGCCGTGTGGGTTCGGCAGCCATTCGCCCTCGCGTCGCGAGTAGTCGAGATACAGCATGGAGGCGACCGCATCCACGCGCAGGCCGTCGATGTGCATTTCGTCGAGCCAGTACAGCGCGCTGGAGAGCAGGAAATTGCGCACCTCGTTGCGGCCGTAGTTGAAGATCAGCGTGCCCCAGTCGGGATGCTCACCGCGGCGCGGGTCGGCGTGTTCGTACAGCGCGCTGCCGTCGAAGCGCGCGAGCGCAAAGTCGTCGCGCGGGAAATGCGCCGGCGTCCAGTCCAGCAGCACGCCAATGCCGTGCTGGTGCAGGCGGTCGACGAAGGCGCGGAACTCGTCGGGCGTGCCGAAGCGCCGGGTCGGCGCGTAGTAGCCGGTCGTCTGGTAGCCCCAGGAGGCGTCGAACGGGTGTTCCATGACCGGCAGCAGTTCGACGTGGGTGTAGCCCATGTCCGCCACGTATCCGGCGAGCCGGTCGGCGAGTTCCAGGTAGTTCAGGAACTGGCCGTTGGCGTCGCGTTGCCATGAGCCCAGGTGCACCTCGTAGACCGACATCGGCGCGTGGCGCCAGTCGCGCGCGGCGCGCCCGGCCATCCAGTCCTGGTCGGCCCATGCGTACCGCCCTTCGGCGGTGACCACGGATGCCGTGGCCGGGCGCAGTTCGAACGCGCGGCCGTAGGGATCGCTCTTCAGCCGCAGCGCGCCGTCGCGGGTGCGGATCTCGAATTTGTACAGGGTGCCGGCACTGACGCCCGGCACGAACAGCTCGAATACGCCGCTGGCGCCGCGCGAACGCATGGGGTGGCAGCGGCCGTCCCAGCGGTTGAAGTCGCCGACGATGCTGACGCGCTCGGCGTTCGGCGACCACACCGCGAAGCGGGTGCCGGCGAAGCCGTCGACGGTCGCCTCGTGCGCGCCGAGGAACCGCCAGGCATGCCAGTGCTTGCCCTGGCCGAACAGGTGCAGATCGAATTCCGAGATCTGCGGCGGAAAGCAGTACGGATCATGGCGGCGGTGTTTGCCGCCGTCGTGGTCGCGCCAGACGATCTCGTAGCGCTCGGGAACACACCCGGCCGGGCCGGTCCACTCGAACAGTCCGGCGGGCTTGGCCTGCACCAGTTCGGGGCCGTCCGCGCCGATCCGTGCACTGCTGGCGTGCGGCAGCAGGACGCGTACGGTCACATTCGCGCCGTGCGGGTGCCGGCCCAGCACCTCGAACGGGTCGTGGTGGCGGGCTTCAACAATGCGATGTCGTGCGTCTTCGCTGGCGGCCATTGCTCGATAGCATCGCGGGTTCGTACCCGCAGGGGATTGCGATAGGTCAAGCCTCGGCGAGTTACGCCCGTGCATGGCTTGGCCGTGGGAGGGGCGATAGTATACTTACCGTCGTTCTCCGGCATCCCCGACCACCACCCCTCGCGAGCACTCCATGGTTCAGGAAACCGGGCGGCGTTTTGTCAGCCGTCTGACACGTGAAACGCTGGCGCTGATTCTTGCCGGCGGGCAGGGCACCCGGCTGGCGGGGCTCACGCGCTGGCGCGCGAAGCCAGCCGTACCATTCGGCGGCAAGTTCCGCATCATCGATTTTCCGCTGTCGAACTGCATGAACTCCGGCATCCGCCGAATCGCGGTGCTGACGCAGTACAAGTCGCATTCGCTGATCGGCCATATCGTCAACGGCTGGTCATTTTTACGTGGCGAATTCGGCGAATTCGTTGAATTGTTGCCTGCGCAACAGCGCCTGAATCAGTCCTGGTATGCCGGTACGGCCGATGCGGTCTATCAGAATCTGGACATCATTCGTTCGCACGCGCCGGGTTATGTGCTGATCCTCGCTGGTGACCACATCTACAAGATGGACTATGGTCCGATGATCGCCGCGCACGTGGAGTCGGGCGCGGATCTCACGATCGGCTGCATCGAAGTGCCGATCGACCGGGCGAACCAGTTCGGCGTGATGTCGGTGGATTCCGACAACCGGATCATCGCATTCCAGGAAAAGCCCGCGGAGCCACCGTCCATGCCGGGGGACCCCACCCAGGCGCTGGCATCGATGGGCATCTATGTCTTCAATGCTCGCTTCCTCTACGAACAGCTGATCCGCGACGCCGATGAGCCGCGTTCCACGCATGATTTCGGCAAGGACGTCATTCCGCGGCTGATCGATCGTTACCGCGTGCTCGCGTTTCCGTTTCGCGATGCGAGCACCGGCGCGCGCGCCTACTGGCGTGACGTTGGCACGGTGGATGCATTCTGGCAGGCGAACCTGGAACTGATTGGCGTGACGCCGGAGCTGAACCTGTATGACGATGACTGGCCGATCTGGACCTACCAGGCCCAGCTGCCGCCGGCGAAGTTCATCTTCGACGACG
This genomic interval carries:
- the glgB gene encoding 1,4-alpha-glucan branching protein GlgB, which encodes MAASEDARHRIVEARHHDPFEVLGRHPHGANVTVRVLLPHASSARIGADGPELVQAKPAGLFEWTGPAGCVPERYEIVWRDHDGGKHRRHDPYCFPPQISEFDLHLFGQGKHWHAWRFLGAHEATVDGFAGTRFAVWSPNAERVSIVGDFNRWDGRCHPMRSRGASGVFELFVPGVSAGTLYKFEIRTRDGALRLKSDPYGRAFELRPATASVVTAEGRYAWADQDWMAGRAARDWRHAPMSVYEVHLGSWQRDANGQFLNYLELADRLAGYVADMGYTHVELLPVMEHPFDASWGYQTTGYYAPTRRFGTPDEFRAFVDRLHQHGIGVLLDWTPAHFPRDDFALARFDGSALYEHADPRRGEHPDWGTLIFNYGRNEVRNFLLSSALYWLDEMHIDGLRVDAVASMLYLDYSRREGEWLPNPHGGRENLDAIEFIRQLNSVAHAQHPGAVIVAEESTAWAQVSRPVDHGGLGFSMKWNMGWMHDTLDYLERDPVHRPWHHHRLTFGMLYSWTENFVLPLSHDEVVHGKRSMLDKMPGDTWQRFANLRLLYTYQWAYPGKKLLFMGSDFAHGLEWNSETALEWHLLERGPHRGVQSLVRDLNHLYRDLTALHAHDFEAQGFEWLECDDARQSVLSFLRRAGDSLCIVVLNFTPVPRNDYALGVPRAGRYRVALNSDAACYGGSEYPAGVEFIAGEHAEMHRPFSIRLNLPPLGGLILVQD
- the glgC gene encoding glucose-1-phosphate adenylyltransferase: MVQETGRRFVSRLTRETLALILAGGQGTRLAGLTRWRAKPAVPFGGKFRIIDFPLSNCMNSGIRRIAVLTQYKSHSLIGHIVNGWSFLRGEFGEFVELLPAQQRLNQSWYAGTADAVYQNLDIIRSHAPGYVLILAGDHIYKMDYGPMIAAHVESGADLTIGCIEVPIDRANQFGVMSVDSDNRIIAFQEKPAEPPSMPGDPTQALASMGIYVFNARFLYEQLIRDADEPRSTHDFGKDVIPRLIDRYRVLAFPFRDASTGARAYWRDVGTVDAFWQANLELIGVTPELNLYDDDWPIWTYQAQLPPAKFIFDDDNRRGMAVDSMVSGGCIISGAYLRRSLLFSHVRVEASSRVLDSVVLPDAIIGQNCRIQRAVIDKGCSIPDGTVIGEDRAEDRRRFHVSEGGVVLVTPEMLGVELHHAR